DNA sequence from the Selenomonas timonae genome:
GGTCGAGCGGACAATGTAGGTGAGGATGAGCATAAGCACAAAGGTCACGCCCATGATGAGGAGCTGCTGCCCGCTGATGATGAGCCCCGCTACGTCAAAGGATACGTCGCTGATCGTTGCGGGGAAGGTGCGCGGCGTGGGGGAGACGACCGCCATCATGACGTATTCGAGGAGGAACGACACGCCGATTGCCGTGATGAGCACGGAGATGCGCGGCGCGTGGCGCAGCGGACGGTAGGCGAACCGCTCGACGAGAACGCCGAGCAGTGACGTGACCGCCATCGCAATGAGAATCGCAGGCACAACGGGGATGCCGAGCGTGATGGCGTAGAAGCCGAGGTACGCGCCGACCATGTAAATGTCGCCGTGCGCAAAGTTGATGAGCTTGATGATGCCGTAGATCATCGTGTAGCCGAGCGCGATCAGCGCGTAGATGCTGCCGAGTGAGATGCCGTTGATCAGCTGTTGGAGTATCTGGTGCATAAACTCCATAGAATAACCACCTCCATGTGATAAAAAAGAGCCGCAGTTTGCGGCTCTTTGTGCACTCTTAGCCGAATGGATTACATACTCGGCATAATCTTTGCGACGACAACGCGGTCGCCGTCCTTGTTCTCGAGAATGACCGCCTGCTTGATCGGGTTGTGCTGCGCATCCATCGTGATCGTACCCGTGCCGACGACGAGATTCTTCGTCTCCTCGATCGCCTTGCGGAGTGCCTCGGGATCATCCGAACCCGCGCGCTTGAGCGCATCCACGAGCAGCTTGCCCGCATCGTAGCCGAGTGCCGCGAAGACGTTCGGCGCATGGTTGTATTCCTTCTGGAACGCCTCGATGAAGGGGCGTACGGACTCGTCCTTGTCGGAGTAGTGCGTGCTGAAGTACGTGTTGTTCAGTGCCGCTGCGCCCGCCAGCTCGGCGACCTTCGGATCGTCCCAGCCGTCCGTGCCGATGATGGGCGCGGTGATGCCGATCTCGCGTGCCTGCTTGACGATCTTGCCGACCTCTTCATAGTAGGCGGGGACGAAGATGACATCCGCATTTGCCGCGCGCAGACGCGTGAGCGTCGCCTTGAAGTCCTGATCCTTTGCGAGGAAGCCCTCGGTCATGAGTACCTGACCGCCGCCCGCCGTAAAGACCTTCTCGAACACGGCAGCGAGGCTCTTGGAGTAGTCGGTCGAGTTGTCGATGTAGATGACCGCCGTCTTTGCCTTGAGCGTGTCCAGTGCGAACTTTGCCATGACATCGCCCTGCTGCGGATCGATGAAACAGCTGCGGAAGATCCACGGCTTCACGATGCCGTTCTCTACCGTGACATCGACTGCCGTCGCATCCGGTGCAATGACGGGAACCTTGTTGTCCGTTGCCACCTGCGACTCCGCAATGACGTTGCCCGTCGTCGCGGGTCCGACGATTGCGCGGACATGGTCGTCGGAGATCAGCTTTGTCGCTGCGTTGATCGACTCCGCCGCCTCGGACTTGTTGTCTGCCTCGACGAGGACGATCTTCTTGCCGTTGATACCGCCTGCGTCGTTCGCTTCCTTGATCGCGAGCTTCAGACCCTCCAGCGTCGACGTACCGTAGTTCGCCGTGTTGCCCGTCATCTCGAAGTTTGCGCCGATGCGGATCTCATCCGACTTCGCCGCATCGCCGCCGCAGCCCGCAAGCGCGGAGCCGAGGAGTGCGGTGCCGACGAGCGCGGCTGCGAGACTCAGAGCCTTTCTGCCAAATATCATGAATATACCCCCTTAATCAGTTCCCCATATAGAAAAAGATAGCACTCATTATAGGGGAGCGCGCGCATTTCGTCAAGGTATACAATATGAAGTCTGATTGACAGACGTGTTTTTTCGTTGCTATAATGGGGAAACTTACCAGAGGGAGGACAATATGAACGAAAAGACATTTTCGCTCACGCAGGAGGAGACCCTGCGGCTGATTGAGCGATACCCGACACCGTTCCACATCTACGACGAGGCGAAGATCCGTGCGAACTTCCGCCGCCTGCGCGATGCATTCGCATGGGCGCCGAGCTTCCGCGAACACTTCGCCGTGAAGGCGCTGCCGAATCCGCGCATTGTGCAGCTCCTCCACGAGGAGGGGGCGGGCACGGATTGCAGCAGCATCGCCGAGCTCATCATCTCCGAGGCGGCGGGTGTTACGGGAGAGGAGATCATGCTCACCTCGAACGACACACCCTACGACGAGTTTCAAAAGGCAATCGAGCTCGGTGCCGTCATCAACCTCGACGACATCACCCATCTCGACTATATGGCGGAGCACGCGGGGCTGCCCGAGGTGCTCTCGTTCCGCTACAACCCCGGCGACCTTATCGAGGGCAACGATATCATCGGGAAGCCAATGGAAGCAAAGTATGGCCTTACGCGTCCGCAGCTCTTTGAGGGCTATCAGCGTGCACGCGAGATGGGCGTGAAGCGCTTTGGACTGCACACGATGGTGATCTCGTCCGAGCTGCGCACCGAGGCGTTTCTCCTCACCGCGCGCATCATGTTCGAGCTGGCGGCAGAACTCAAGGCGAACATCGGCATTCATGTCGAGTTCATCAACCTCGGCGGTGGGTTTGGCATCCCGTACCGCCCCGAGGAGAGCCCCGTTGACTACGCCGCTGTCGGCGCGGGCGTGGAGCGCCTCTATAACGAGATCATGCGCCCCGCAGGACTGGATGATGTCGGCATCCGCACGGAGAGCGGGCGCGCCATTACGGGCGACGCGGGCTGGCTCGTCTCCACCGTTCTTCACAAGAAGGACACGTACAAGCATTACGTTGGACTCGACTCCTGCATGGCGAACCTCATGCGTCCCGCACTTTATGGCGCGTATCATCACATCACCGTACTCGGCAAGGAGCACGCGCCCGCCGACCACATCTATGACATCACAGGCTCGCTCTGCGAGAACAATGACAAATTCGCCATCGACCGTACTCTGCCCGAGATTGCAGTCGGCGACATCGTCATCATCCACGACACGGGCGCACACGGCAGCGCGATGGGCTTCAACTACAACGGCAAACTCTGGTGCGCCGAACTCCTCCGCCGCACAGACGGCAGTATTGAGCTCATCCGCCGCGCCCAGACGATTGATGATTACTTTGCGACATTGAAATACGATGGATCGCTGATGCAATAGAAAAAGAGGATTGCGCCGCTGCAATCCTCTTTTTCGTGGGCATTATGAATTGAGTTTTCGGTTTGGATAGATGCTGAGCCCCTTGAGCATCGCTCCAACGGCGAGACCCTTCGTCGTGACCTGATAGACCCATGTGTCCTTTGCGACGATGTCCGCGCCCTCAATCGCACCACCCGAATAGCCGTCCGTTGCGGAGGCTTCCGCTGCGCCGCCGACTTTGAACTTGCCTGAGATAAAGGAATCCCATGCGTGTTTTGTGCCAAAGACAAAGATGAGATCGTATTCCTTCACGCCAAGCCCGATGCCGACCTGATACGCCTCCATCTTCATGTAGAGCTGTTCACCGGTGCGGTTGTTCTTGGCAAGACCTCGTCCGTGTGCGCCGCCGAGCAGCCCCACCTGCGAGCCCGTAGCACTGATTGTTGCGTATCCATAGGCATTGTTGATGACATCGCGCGCATCGGGAGAGAGCTCATAGAGGTTCGTGAGTGCTTGCGTGTGGAGCCCTTGGATTTCGGTGCGCTGCTGATTTGCACTTTTGGCGAGTACCGTGACTGAAAATGCGAGGAGCAGTGTGAGTGTGAGGATGATAAGCCGTGTTGGGAATTTCATGGTGACCTCCTTGCCGTATGGTAATAGAAATGAACGATAGAAAACCCTGATAAAATGAAGGCGTCAGATTGGCGCGACAGAATTCATCAGTGCTTCCTATATTTTATTCTACGGTCTTTTGCTGTCACTGGCAAGAAAAAGATAGATTGGAATACGTTGCGGACAGCAGGAGATCCATATAAAATCTGCATAGTAAAGGAGCATTGCATGAGGCAATGCTCCTTTTGCTTTTGTAAATACTTTTGTAAATATCAGCGCAGCACGAAACTCAGCAGCGTGATCTCGAGCATGGCAGCGAGTCCGAGGACGAGCGTACCCATCGTCTGGACGCGGTAGCCCTGATCGGGGGTCAGTCCGCTGAACTCGGAGACGACCCAGAAGTAGGAGTCGTTTGCGTGCGAGACCGTCATTGCGCCCGCACCGATCGCCATACAGACGAGCGTCGCCTGAATCGGCGTATCAAAGCCGAGCACGGTGAGCAGCGGTGCAATGATGCCCGCCGTGGTAATCATTGCGACCGTGGACGAGCCCTGTGCTGTCTTGAGCACCGCAGCGAGCAGGAACGGGAAGAAAATGCCCATGCCGCCGAACACGTCCGCGTGCGCCGAGATGTACTTGACCATATCCGAGACTGCAATCACCTTGCCAAGCACGCCGCCCGCCGCCGTGATAAAGAGGATCGGGCCGACCGTCATGAGGCTGTTGTTGCAGATCGCATAGAACTCCTCCGAGCGTCCCACGGAGAAGAGCTGCAGCGTTGCGAGCGCCATGCCGGCAGCGAGTGCGATGATCGGCGTGCCGAGGAAGCGGATGAGCTCGGGGACAAATCCCGTCAGTCCCAGCATTGCGACCACGGAGGACAGCGCCATCAGCGAGATTGGAACCATGATCGGAGCGAGTGTGCTGAACGCCGAGGGCAGCTTGCCATAGGAGGCAATGAGATCGTTGTAGACCTTTGCGACCTCCTCAGGATCGACCTCGTCCTTGGACTGCACGCGTGTGCCGATCCAGCGTGCGAAGAAATAGCCTGCAATCAGCGGGAAAATGGAGCAGAGAAGACCCAGCCCGATGACCTGCAGCAGGTAGTCGCCAATGCCGAGCGTGCTCGCCGCCGCGATCGGCCCCGGTGTCGGCGGGATGAAGACATGCGAGATGAAGAGACCGGAGCTCAGGGCAAAGGTCATCGAGACTGCAGAGACCGCCGTGCGGCGCACAAGCGCCTTGCGGATCGGGTCGAGAATGACGAAGCCCGAGTCGCAGAAGACGGGGATCGACACCACCCAGCCCATGAGCTGAACGGCGATGACGGGGTTGTCCTTGCCGACGAGGCGGATCATCATGTCCGCGAGTTTCAGCGCGCCGCCCGTCTTTTCCAGCACCATGCCGATCATCGCACCGAGGATGATAACGATACCGATGCTTGTAAATGTCCCCGAGAACCCTTGCCCGACAACAGTTGCAAGACCGTGCTGCACCGTGCCGTCCGCGAGCCTATGATCCACGAGGGGGATGCCCGCGACGAGTCCGAGTGCGAGCGAGACCAACATGATCGAGATGAACGGATGAATGCGCAGCTTTGAGATCATGACGATCATAATGACAATCGCGACCCAAAAGGCGAGGATAAGCGGTAATCCGGTCATATCAAAACCTCCTTGCATTGGGGCACAATGATTCGCTGTGCCCATTCAAATGAAACGTCCCTGCACTGCTATTTTAATCCCATTCAAAAATTTTGGCAAGCAGAAACATAAAAAACGGACACAGTAAATGCGTCCGCTCATATGAATTTATGCCGTAATCCCGAGAATCTTGTCCAGCTTCTCGCGGTCGTAGCTGAGGGCGAAGTCTTTGCCGTCCGCCGTTGTGACGGGGACAATCGTGTCGCCCGAGAGGCGGCGACACTCCTCGCGCGCCGCCTCATCCTTCTCGATGTTGAATTCCTCGTAGGGGATGCCGCGGTATTTGAGGTATTTCTTCACCTTGACGCACCACGGGCAGACCGTGATGGAGTAGACCTTTACCATAGCCATCCCTCCTCACGCGCCGATGAGGCGGTCGATGGCGGGCTGATCGAAGCCGCGCACATACTCGCCGCTATCCGCGAGGATGACGGGGCATGCGCCCTCGCCCGTGAGCTTGATGAGATCATCGTAGGCGGCAGGCTCCTTCTCGATATCGCGGACGGTGTACGCGACGCCCTTCTTGTCGAGATACTTCTTTGCCTTCGTGCACCACGGGCACGCGTCGAATGAAAAAACCTGAATCATGGAAATGCCCTCCTTATCGTTTGTATCGAATAGTTCGTTACTTCTGGACGCCCCTATCGGCTCACTGCGTTCGCCACTTCCCCGTAGCGACGGGGGAAGCTAATATGCCGTTTTCGAAAGCCTCCCCTGCCACAGCGGGGGAGGGAACCATGCGCAGCATGGTGGAAGGGGCGCCCCTCATCACTTCTTCAAACTTGCGAGATACTTCTCCGCATGGAGCGCAGCAGTCGTACCGTCGGCGGCGGCGGTTGTCAGCTGGTGGATCTCCTTGACGCGAATGTCGCCCGCGACAAAGACCCCCGGGATCTCCGTGCGGCAGTTCTCATCCGCCGCGATGTAGCCCGTTTCCGTAAGCTTCAGCTGCCCTACAAAGAGATCGGTATTCGGGAGAACACCGATGTTGACGAAGATGCTGTCCACAGGTAGCGTCTCGGTCTTGCCCGTATCTTTGTGTAGGAGGTCAACCGACGTAAGCCGATCCTCGCCGTTTAGATGCGTGATCTCCGTCTCGAGCATCACCGTCACCTTTGGATTCCGATAGAGCGCATCCTGCGAGGACTTGTCTGCGCGCAGCTGCGAGCGGTGAATGAGATAGAGATGCGAAGCGTACTTCGTGAGGAAGTTCGCCGCATCCACTGCCGCGTTGCCGCCGCCCATCACCGAGATCACCTTGTTCTGATACGTGTGTCCGTCGCACAGCTCGCAGTAGTGCACGCCGCGATTGAAATAGTGCGGCTCCTGCGGCAGCGGCAGCTTGCGGCGGTTCATACCCGAGGCGATGATGATAACGGGCGTCTCATAGATATACGTCTCCGTCTCCACGATCTTCGGCGTGCTCTTGAGGTCAACGCGCTCGATGCGGTCGAACTCGTCAATCTCCGCGCCGAAATTCGTCGCCTGTTTTTCGAGCGTGCCGATCAACTCCATCCCGCTCACGCGCTCGAAGCCCGGATAGTTCTCAATGTCCGCCGCTGTCGCGATCTGCCCGCCGACGAGCGAGTTCTCAAGCACAAGTGTGCGCAGGTTCATGCGACCTGCGTAGAGCGCGGCGGTTAGCCCCGCCATGCCTGCGCCGATGATGACGACATCCTTTTGAATACGTTCCTTTGCCATGGATTCATCTCCTTTGACTGCCCGCTATAGAGGGAACGGGCGTATATACATCTGCCTGAACTTTTTGCAGTTATATTGACCTTTTGATTTATTATAACACAGCTGTCAATACTTGGATAGTATCTACCAAAAAGAAATTATTCTTTATTAGTTGCTTCGTGACAGACAAGAGCGCACAAAAATAGCCCACACTCCACTGTGGACTATCTTTGCTGTGTATTATATTTTAGGAGAGCTTTGGAAACGTCCGAGGACGTTCCCTAACGAAAGCCTGTATAGAATATAGCACACATGAGAAAGAAAATCAATAGGTCTATGAGAAAAATTTTCAGCGGAAATTACGATATCTCAGTAATCGCATCCATCTGCGTATATGGCTTGATGTCGACCACACTGCTGCCGTCGAGGGCGTCGAGTCCCTTCACGCGGAGGACGCTGCCGTTGCACTCGATCAGCTCGACGATGCAGAGCGAGAGCGGATTTGGACGGCCGGGAGAGCGGCTGGCAAAGACACCGTGCAGCTCCTTCGCGGCGGGCGGGATGGTCTTTAGGATGTCGCGCTTCGCGAGATGCGCCCAGTAGAGGACGATGAGGTGCTTGTTCTGTTCGATCTTTAGGAGTCCGTCCGCAAAGTCGGGGTGAATCTCGATCTCGGAGACCTCCTCGCTCATGTGCCCCTGACGCGGGATATCCGTGAGGTTCTTGTATGCGTTCCGGACGATGCCGATTTCTTGCAGCTGCATGATGTTCCTTTCTAGCAGAGCGCTTTCACAGTCTCTCCCTCGGGTGTCTCTGCGAGGAGAATCATGAGGCGGGCGTAGAGCGCCTCAATGGGGAGTG
Encoded proteins:
- a CDS encoding ABC transporter substrate-binding protein, translated to MIFGRKALSLAAALVGTALLGSALAGCGGDAAKSDEIRIGANFEMTGNTANYGTSTLEGLKLAIKEANDAGGINGKKIVLVEADNKSEAAESINAATKLISDDHVRAIVGPATTGNVIAESQVATDNKVPVIAPDATAVDVTVENGIVKPWIFRSCFIDPQQGDVMAKFALDTLKAKTAVIYIDNSTDYSKSLAAVFEKVFTAGGGQVLMTEGFLAKDQDFKATLTRLRAANADVIFVPAYYEEVGKIVKQAREIGITAPIIGTDGWDDPKVAELAGAAALNNTYFSTHYSDKDESVRPFIEAFQKEYNHAPNVFAALGYDAGKLLVDALKRAGSDDPEALRKAIEETKNLVVGTGTITMDAQHNPIKQAVILENKDGDRVVVAKIMPSM
- a CDS encoding diaminopimelate decarboxylase family protein; translation: MNEKTFSLTQEETLRLIERYPTPFHIYDEAKIRANFRRLRDAFAWAPSFREHFAVKALPNPRIVQLLHEEGAGTDCSSIAELIISEAAGVTGEEIMLTSNDTPYDEFQKAIELGAVINLDDITHLDYMAEHAGLPEVLSFRYNPGDLIEGNDIIGKPMEAKYGLTRPQLFEGYQRAREMGVKRFGLHTMVISSELRTEAFLLTARIMFELAAELKANIGIHVEFINLGGGFGIPYRPEESPVDYAAVGAGVERLYNEIMRPAGLDDVGIRTESGRAITGDAGWLVSTVLHKKDTYKHYVGLDSCMANLMRPALYGAYHHITVLGKEHAPADHIYDITGSLCENNDKFAIDRTLPEIAVGDIVIIHDTGAHGSAMGFNYNGKLWCAELLRRTDGSIELIRRAQTIDDYFATLKYDGSLMQ
- a CDS encoding NAD(P)/FAD-dependent oxidoreductase, with translation MAKERIQKDVVIIGAGMAGLTAALYAGRMNLRTLVLENSLVGGQIATAADIENYPGFERVSGMELIGTLEKQATNFGAEIDEFDRIERVDLKSTPKIVETETYIYETPVIIIASGMNRRKLPLPQEPHYFNRGVHYCELCDGHTYQNKVISVMGGGNAAVDAANFLTKYASHLYLIHRSQLRADKSSQDALYRNPKVTVMLETEITHLNGEDRLTSVDLLHKDTGKTETLPVDSIFVNIGVLPNTDLFVGQLKLTETGYIAADENCRTEIPGVFVAGDIRVKEIHQLTTAAADGTTAALHAEKYLASLKK
- a CDS encoding glutaredoxin domain-containing protein, encoding MVKVYSITVCPWCVKVKKYLKYRGIPYEEFNIEKDEAAREECRRLSGDTIVPVTTADGKDFALSYDREKLDKILGITA
- a CDS encoding lipid-binding SYLF domain-containing protein; the protein is MKFPTRLIILTLTLLLAFSVTVLAKSANQQRTEIQGLHTQALTNLYELSPDARDVINNAYGYATISATGSQVGLLGGAHGRGLAKNNRTGEQLYMKMEAYQVGIGLGVKEYDLIFVFGTKHAWDSFISGKFKVGGAAEASATDGYSGGAIEGADIVAKDTWVYQVTTKGLAVGAMLKGLSIYPNRKLNS
- a CDS encoding GntP family permease, which encodes MTGLPLILAFWVAIVIMIVMISKLRIHPFISIMLVSLALGLVAGIPLVDHRLADGTVQHGLATVVGQGFSGTFTSIGIVIILGAMIGMVLEKTGGALKLADMMIRLVGKDNPVIAVQLMGWVVSIPVFCDSGFVILDPIRKALVRRTAVSAVSMTFALSSGLFISHVFIPPTPGPIAAASTLGIGDYLLQVIGLGLLCSIFPLIAGYFFARWIGTRVQSKDEVDPEEVAKVYNDLIASYGKLPSAFSTLAPIMVPISLMALSSVVAMLGLTGFVPELIRFLGTPIIALAAGMALATLQLFSVGRSEEFYAICNNSLMTVGPILFITAAGGVLGKVIAVSDMVKYISAHADVFGGMGIFFPFLLAAVLKTAQGSSTVAMITTAGIIAPLLTVLGFDTPIQATLVCMAIGAGAMTVSHANDSYFWVVSEFSGLTPDQGYRVQTMGTLVLGLAAMLEITLLSFVLR
- a CDS encoding branched-chain amino acid ABC transporter permease → MEFMHQILQQLINGISLGSIYALIALGYTMIYGIIKLINFAHGDIYMVGAYLGFYAITLGIPVVPAILIAMAVTSLLGVLVERFAYRPLRHAPRISVLITAIGVSFLLEYVMMAVVSPTPRTFPATISDVSFDVAGLIISGQQLLIMGVTFVLMLILTYIVRSTKIGKAMRAASYDTEAAQLMGINANRIISVTFAIGSALAAVAGVLIGIYYNSIDPLMGLMPGIKAFVAAVFGGIGILPGAVVGGLVLGIVEAFISGFGFSMFRDAAAFAILILVLLLKPAGIFGKNVKEKV
- a CDS encoding glutaredoxin family protein, with amino-acid sequence MIQVFSFDACPWCTKAKKYLDKKGVAYTVRDIEKEPAAYDDLIKLTGEGACPVILADSGEYVRGFDQPAIDRLIGA
- the tsaA gene encoding tRNA (N6-threonylcarbamoyladenosine(37)-N6)-methyltransferase TrmO, with translation MQLQEIGIVRNAYKNLTDIPRQGHMSEEVSEIEIHPDFADGLLKIEQNKHLIVLYWAHLAKRDILKTIPPAAKELHGVFASRSPGRPNPLSLCIVELIECNGSVLRVKGLDALDGSSVVDIKPYTQMDAITEIS